The segment CATTTTTTTACGCAATTGTATCTCTTACAACGGATTGAAATATTGGCCCAGCAGTTAACGCATCATGGGATTATTCTATTTCATAGTCAGCATAAGTATCTCATCATGGCGCATTCACCGACTGGCTATCAATTGACCGGTAAGCTAGTTGCAGGGATTAAGAAAGGCGATGACTTGAAATTGTTTTTTGCACAATATAAGGCGAGCTTAATGGAGATCTTTGCATTAATCCCACCCAAAAATATTCAAGTTAATGCGCTTAGTCACATGCAAGGATATTTTAAACGTAGGGCGACGAGAGATGAGAAAAAACATTTATTGGCGTTAATTAATGATTACCGTGACGGGAGAATACCGATAAACCAGCCATTATTGATGATGCGGCAGTTACTTATTCAATATCCTGATAGCTATTTAAGTGCACAATATTATTTTGAACCATATCCTCATTGTGAGCAGATTAGGGGATTACCTTATTCTTGATAAAGGTGATGAGCCTGAATATATTCTAAAACGGCATGAGGAATTAAATCATTACATGAATCCCCTGAGCTTAATTTTTGGCGAATTTCAGTGGCGGAAATATTCACTAGAGGAGTGTCAGCAATAAAGATAAGCCCCTTTGCTTGCAGGCTTAATTGACGAGGATTATCCGTTTGATGTTGACTGAGCCACAGTTGCATTTGCGGGTTAGAAAAGTGAGTAGAATATCCTGGTCTAGCACAAACTAATAAATGACACTTTTCTAAAAGTTGCTCCCACCCATACCAAGTATTGATGGATAGCAGTGAATCCTGCCCAATAATAAAGGCCAGTGGTTGAGTGCTTCCCAACTCTTCACGTAGTTCACTTAAAGTTTCAAGGGTATATGAGGGCGTGCTCTTTTGCAGCTCTCGAGTATCAACAGTAAATAAAGGATTATTTTGAACTGCGAGTTGTACCATCTCCAAACGTTGCATTGGTGAGGCTTGAGGTTGTGGGCGATGGGGGGGAACATGATTAGGTAATAGAATGACTCTTTGTAAGCCAACTTGTTTGGCAAGGGCTTCGACTGGGCGCAAGTGCCCATAATGAATCGGGTCGAAAGTACCGCCAAATAATGCCTGAAGGCCTTGAGGTTTACAGGTCATACTCTTACCTATGTTGAATAAAATGTTCTGCGTCTTTTTTACCGCACAATAGCATGGATAAAGATTGTAGATCTGACCAAGAGGAGTTAGCAAAATCTTGTTTGGTATGAATCTCGGCTTGAGTTAGTAACATCAATGCTGATTGTAATTCATGTAGACTTAAACGCTGTATTGCATCCCCTAATAGACCACGACGGTTTTGCCAAACTTTATGTTGGTCAAATAGTGTTTTTAATGAGGTGGTAGCGGATTGACGTTTTAACGTGATCAGCAACATTAATTCCCGTTGGATAGCTCGCAGTAAAATGACAGGTTCAACATCTTCTTGCTTGAGCTGTTCAAGGATATGCCATGAACGGCGCGGTTTACCGGCTAGGATCGCATCAACCCAATGGTAGGGCGTAAAGTGGGCGGAATCATTCACCGCACTCTCGACACGAGGGTAAGTGAGCTTTCCATCCGGATAGAGCAGGGAAAGTCTCTCCAGCGCTTGCGCTAATCCCAATAAATTACCTTCATAGCAATAGCAAAGTAATTGGTTTGCTTCAGTTTCTAATGAGAGCCGCATTTGGCTAGCACGTTTAGAGACCCACTGCGGCAAACGCTGGTATTCAGGCGTTAGGCAACTGACATAGATACCATCTTGGCTGATGGCTTTGAACCAAGCACTATTTTCTTGCGCTTTGGTGAGTTTATGTCCGCGTAGAACTAATAGCAGATCGGAATGAAGTAAACCTGCAAGCTGCGTTAGCTTGTCTGCCATCGCTGCATTCGGGCCATTTTCAGGCAAGAACAGGGTGAGCATTTGGCGACTGGCAAATAGACTCAGCGCTTGGCAGAGACTAAAAATTTCATCCCAATCCGTATTTTGCTCTAAAGCGAAAGTAAAATGCTCTTCAAAACCTTGCTGGCGTGCAACTTGGCGGATAGCATCTTGGCTTTCTTGAATAAGAAGGGGCTCGGAGCCCCAAATGAGATAGCGGCCTCTTAGAGACTCTTGTAACGAAGAGGCCAGCTGTTCAGGATAAATGCGTATCATTATTCGGCAACAGGTTTCTCAGCCGCTTGCGCTTTCGCTTTTTCTAACTCAGCACTGTGAACCAGAAGCAGTTTGCGCACGATGTTACGTGCTGCTTGTTGTTGCATCTCTTGCTTCACAATCTCGTTCTCAGCATCTTTTGCGAGCGCTTCTAACGGGTTATCAAAGAAAGTCCGCACAACTTTTGTTTCCAGCGGATAAATAGCGCCATCCGGCATTAACACTTGCGCCTTCATGACCAATGTCAGTTGTTTCTCCGCCGCTTTACCATCTTGATAAATCGAGACGGTATCGGTGCTTTCTGTTGAACCTACGATTTTCAAAATAGGCACATCAGCACGACCAGAATCGA is part of the Providencia zhijiangensis genome and harbors:
- a CDS encoding YbgA family protein: MQLIKPKVLMLDGIAYPSSEIQPLTDSIVTCFSPEEFNQTDNESVGIIFPKHHAQRLLAFFPASLPVITDIEWQNVQQLDHFFTQLYLLQRIEILAQQLTHHGIILFHSQHKYLIMAHSPTGYQLTGKLVAGIKKGDDLKLFFAQYKASLMEIFALIPPKNIQVNALSHMQGYFKRRATRDEKKHLLALINDYRDGRIPINQPLLMMRQLLIQYPDSYLSAQYYFEPYPHCEQIRGLPYS
- the nadD gene encoding nicotinate-nucleotide adenylyltransferase translates to MTCKPQGLQALFGGTFDPIHYGHLRPVEALAKQVGLQRVILLPNHVPPHRPQPQASPMQRLEMVQLAVQNNPLFTVDTRELQKSTPSYTLETLSELREELGSTQPLAFIIGQDSLLSINTWYGWEQLLEKCHLLVCARPGYSTHFSNPQMQLWLSQHQTDNPRQLSLQAKGLIFIADTPLVNISATEIRQKLSSGDSCNDLIPHAVLEYIQAHHLYQE
- the holA gene encoding DNA polymerase III subunit delta, which gives rise to MIRIYPEQLASSLQESLRGRYLIWGSEPLLIQESQDAIRQVARQQGFEEHFTFALEQNTDWDEIFSLCQALSLFASRQMLTLFLPENGPNAAMADKLTQLAGLLHSDLLLVLRGHKLTKAQENSAWFKAISQDGIYVSCLTPEYQRLPQWVSKRASQMRLSLETEANQLLCYCYEGNLLGLAQALERLSLLYPDGKLTYPRVESAVNDSAHFTPYHWVDAILAGKPRRSWHILEQLKQEDVEPVILLRAIQRELMLLITLKRQSATTSLKTLFDQHKVWQNRRGLLGDAIQRLSLHELQSALMLLTQAEIHTKQDFANSSWSDLQSLSMLLCGKKDAEHFIQHR
- the lptE gene encoding LPS assembly lipoprotein LptE is translated as MRYLITLFLSLSVLVTAGCGFRLQGTTQLPEELKTLQLSSGDPYSYQTRAVREQLRLNNVTLLDSGRADVPILKIVGSTESTDTVSIYQDGKAAEKQLTLVMKAQVLMPDGAIYPLETKVVRTFFDNPLEALAKDAENEIVKQEMQQQAARNIVRKLLLVHSAELEKAKAQAAEKPVAE